From a region of the Nonlabens sp. Hel1_33_55 genome:
- a CDS encoding efflux transporter outer membrane subunit — protein MNKSIVFKYLILASIPFVLISCFSAKEYVRPEEEVITADYYRTDQLPADSLSLATVSYKELFTDPQLQGYIEEGLKNNNDIRIAIQQILISEALLKQGKARYLPSIDATAQYSRSELSENSQFGGQFSTLNQYQLSGGLSWEADIWGKIRSNKRAAEATYLQSVAAHKAVKSTLVANIASIYYQLLSLDEQVRITDETVTTRSRALETTEALKEAGIVTAVGVKQTEAQLYTAQAILIDLNNQRRLLENSLSVLLGNNAQAISRGSLDNQEITSDLKTGVPSQLLANRPDVISAEYSLINAFELTNVARSRFYPSLTVTANGGLQSLDFDKLFSTSSLFATLVGGLTQPIFNQREIRTQYEVAQAQQEQSKLDFKQALLVAGREVSDALFNYEASTDRKDVKQKEFEAYALATQYSEELLDNGLVNYIEVLRARENQLNSSLDVISARNNQLQSIVDLYQALGGGWQ, from the coding sequence ATGAACAAGAGCATAGTTTTTAAATATCTCATTCTTGCGAGTATACCTTTTGTGTTGATATCATGTTTTAGTGCAAAAGAATATGTGCGACCTGAGGAAGAAGTCATCACAGCAGATTATTACCGTACAGATCAACTACCGGCAGACAGTCTCTCGTTAGCGACCGTATCTTACAAGGAGCTTTTTACAGACCCTCAATTGCAAGGGTATATTGAAGAAGGTCTAAAGAATAATAATGACATTAGAATCGCTATACAGCAAATTCTTATTTCTGAGGCGTTGCTTAAGCAGGGCAAAGCAAGGTATTTACCATCCATTGATGCGACTGCTCAATACTCTAGATCAGAGTTGTCTGAAAACAGCCAGTTTGGTGGTCAGTTTAGTACGCTCAATCAGTATCAGCTAAGTGGTGGCCTTTCTTGGGAAGCAGATATTTGGGGAAAGATACGCAGCAACAAGAGAGCTGCAGAGGCGACTTACCTTCAAAGCGTAGCGGCTCATAAAGCTGTAAAAAGTACGTTAGTGGCAAATATCGCCTCAATCTATTATCAATTACTCTCGCTAGATGAACAGGTAAGGATTACTGATGAAACCGTCACCACAAGATCCAGAGCTCTGGAGACTACAGAAGCTCTTAAAGAAGCTGGTATAGTTACCGCAGTAGGCGTCAAGCAAACCGAAGCACAGTTATACACCGCCCAAGCCATATTGATTGATTTGAATAATCAACGTCGATTATTGGAAAATAGCCTGTCGGTTTTGTTGGGCAATAATGCCCAAGCAATATCTCGTGGATCGCTGGATAACCAAGAGATCACATCTGATTTAAAAACTGGTGTTCCATCACAATTGCTTGCTAATAGACCAGATGTGATCTCTGCAGAATATAGTTTGATCAACGCTTTTGAATTAACAAACGTCGCGCGCAGTAGGTTCTATCCATCACTCACGGTAACCGCAAATGGTGGTTTGCAGAGTTTGGATTTTGACAAACTATTCAGTACCAGTTCCTTATTTGCAACTCTTGTAGGCGGTTTGACGCAGCCTATTTTTAATCAGCGTGAGATACGCACTCAGTATGAGGTGGCACAAGCACAGCAGGAGCAAAGCAAACTGGATTTCAAACAAGCATTACTAGTTGCTGGTAGAGAAGTCTCTGACGCGCTATTCAATTATGAGGCATCCACAGATCGTAAGGATGTCAAACAAAAAGAGTTTGAAGCTTATGCGCTCGCAACCCAGTATTCTGAAGAATTGCTGGACAATGGTCTGGTAAACTACATTGAGGTGTTGCGCGCTAGAGAGAACCAACTCAACTCCAGTCTGGACGTGATTTCTGCAAGAAATAATCAATTGCAATCCATCGTGGATCTATATCAGGCGCTAGGTGGTGGATGGCAATAA
- a CDS encoding efflux RND transporter permease subunit, with the protein MLKTFIDRPVLSTVISVIIVILGILGLLTLPITQYPDIAPPTITVSATYPGANAETILESVIIPIEEQINGVEGMTYLTSTATNNGTAEITVYFDQETDPDIAAVNVQNRVSRANSLLPQAVIQTGVTTQKQQNSALMFMSFYSENEDYDDTFIQNYLKINVIPEIQRVNGVGNVSVFGSKDYAMRIWLQPDKLAAYNLIPSDITAALREQSLEAAAGSLGENSGEAFSYVIKYSGRLKTEKQYSDIVIKAIGDGDYLRLSDVARIELGAQGYSAGSITYGKKAVVMGIFQTKGSNAQLIIEGIQEKLDVVESELPDGIKIFIPYNANDFLSASIEKVVHTLIEAFVLVFLVVFIFLQDFRSTLIPAIAVPVAIIGTFFFLNLFGYSINLLTLFALVLAIGIVVDDAIVVVEAVHAKIDEGATDPKKATVEAMSEISGAIISITLVLAAVFIPVTFVTGPTGVFYEQFGVTLIIAILISAVNALTLSPALCALLLKGHDEEEKKKNFVQRFFDAFNRGFSATVKKYGQSVHFLYRHKWITGVVLIAAVGVIFWSSSQVKTGFVPDEDQGIIFINVELPAGSSLDRTHAVNQQVYEKVSKLAGVEGVSVIDGRSIINGAGSNYGFGFAKLKDWGEREADSLSLEAITGKMFGIAAQIPEANIIFFARPSVPGFGNSAGVEVNLLDRAGGSFEDLDKVNKDFIAKLTQRPEFQFAQSSFNTNYPQYELNVNVPLAKEKGVSVTDIFTTLQGYIGSIFATDFSRFGKQFRVYVQALPEDRADKDALNNLLVRTESGQMTPITEFISLERVYGPQSVTRFNLFNSTKVTASVNPGFSTGDGIIAVNEVAETLPSNYTTAYSGLTREEVNAGSQAGTIFMLSLVFVYFLLAAQYESYLIPFSILLSLPLGVMGAYLTTQLTGLQDNIYFQIALIMLLGLLAKNAILIVEFSIQRRKEGQSILDAAIHGAESRLRPILMTSFAFILGIMPLALASGVGAAGNRSIGTGAVGGLLVGTVLGVFFIPILFILFQWLQEKITGAPQPESNSNTEELPS; encoded by the coding sequence ATGCTTAAAACTTTTATAGATAGACCTGTACTTTCTACGGTGATTTCGGTGATTATTGTGATTCTGGGAATACTGGGTTTGCTCACGTTACCTATCACCCAATATCCTGATATTGCACCTCCGACCATTACAGTTTCTGCCACTTATCCAGGTGCCAATGCAGAAACTATTCTTGAGAGTGTGATCATTCCCATTGAAGAACAAATTAATGGTGTAGAAGGTATGACCTACCTAACATCGACAGCCACCAATAATGGAACTGCAGAAATCACGGTTTACTTCGATCAGGAAACAGATCCTGATATTGCAGCAGTAAATGTCCAGAACAGGGTTTCTAGAGCAAATTCCTTATTGCCACAGGCAGTTATTCAGACTGGTGTTACTACTCAAAAACAACAGAATAGTGCCTTGATGTTCATGTCATTCTACAGTGAGAATGAAGATTATGATGACACTTTTATTCAAAACTATTTGAAAATTAATGTGATTCCTGAAATACAGCGAGTCAACGGTGTTGGTAATGTAAGTGTTTTTGGTTCAAAGGATTATGCGATGCGTATCTGGTTACAACCTGACAAGCTTGCCGCCTATAATTTGATTCCGTCAGATATTACGGCAGCCTTGCGCGAGCAAAGTCTTGAAGCTGCTGCTGGTTCTTTGGGAGAAAACTCTGGAGAAGCGTTTAGTTATGTAATCAAATACAGCGGTAGATTAAAAACGGAAAAACAATACAGCGATATTGTTATCAAGGCCATAGGCGATGGTGACTACTTACGTCTATCAGATGTAGCTAGAATAGAATTGGGAGCCCAAGGATATTCTGCTGGATCCATTACATATGGTAAGAAAGCTGTGGTAATGGGAATCTTCCAAACAAAAGGCTCCAATGCACAACTAATTATCGAGGGAATCCAAGAGAAACTCGATGTGGTGGAATCAGAACTTCCTGACGGAATCAAAATCTTTATTCCCTACAATGCCAATGACTTCTTAAGCGCATCCATTGAAAAGGTAGTGCATACACTGATAGAGGCATTTGTGCTGGTGTTCCTAGTGGTTTTTATTTTTTTACAGGACTTTAGATCTACACTCATTCCTGCCATTGCAGTACCAGTAGCCATCATTGGTACGTTCTTCTTTCTGAATTTATTTGGCTATTCCATAAATCTGCTGACGCTATTTGCGCTCGTCCTCGCCATAGGTATTGTGGTAGATGATGCGATTGTAGTGGTAGAGGCAGTTCATGCCAAGATTGATGAAGGAGCCACAGATCCTAAAAAGGCAACTGTAGAAGCCATGAGTGAGATATCTGGAGCGATTATCTCCATTACTCTCGTTCTCGCAGCGGTATTTATACCTGTGACTTTTGTGACTGGACCTACGGGAGTTTTCTATGAACAGTTTGGTGTAACACTAATCATTGCGATTTTAATTTCTGCGGTGAATGCACTTACTCTTAGTCCGGCTTTATGTGCGCTTCTACTCAAAGGTCATGACGAAGAAGAGAAAAAAAAGAACTTTGTACAGCGATTTTTTGATGCGTTCAATAGAGGCTTCAGTGCTACTGTTAAGAAATACGGTCAATCGGTTCATTTTCTTTACAGACACAAATGGATTACCGGTGTTGTACTAATTGCAGCTGTTGGAGTTATTTTCTGGTCATCTTCTCAGGTAAAAACAGGATTTGTTCCAGATGAGGATCAAGGAATCATATTTATAAATGTTGAATTGCCAGCTGGTTCTTCTCTTGATAGAACGCACGCTGTGAATCAGCAGGTTTATGAAAAAGTAAGTAAGCTTGCTGGAGTAGAAGGAGTTTCTGTTATTGATGGACGTAGTATTATCAATGGTGCTGGTAGTAACTACGGTTTTGGGTTTGCTAAGTTGAAGGATTGGGGCGAGCGTGAAGCAGACTCCTTATCACTGGAAGCCATTACAGGAAAAATGTTCGGAATCGCAGCTCAGATACCAGAAGCTAATATCATCTTTTTCGCTCGACCCAGCGTTCCAGGATTTGGTAATTCTGCTGGAGTTGAAGTGAATTTATTGGATCGCGCTGGCGGCAGTTTTGAAGATTTAGACAAGGTAAATAAGGATTTTATCGCAAAACTGACACAGCGTCCAGAATTCCAGTTTGCCCAATCATCATTCAACACAAATTATCCGCAATATGAGTTGAATGTCAACGTGCCACTCGCCAAAGAAAAAGGAGTTTCTGTCACAGATATTTTCACAACACTACAAGGATACATAGGAAGTATTTTTGCCACCGACTTTTCTAGATTCGGGAAACAGTTTAGGGTTTACGTACAGGCATTGCCAGAAGATCGCGCTGATAAAGATGCCCTGAATAACTTGCTCGTTCGTACTGAAAGTGGACAAATGACTCCTATAACAGAGTTCATCAGTCTTGAGCGAGTTTATGGACCACAATCGGTTACTCGTTTCAACTTGTTTAATTCCACTAAGGTTACGGCGTCCGTAAATCCTGGATTTAGTACAGGTGATGGTATCATCGCAGTTAACGAGGTTGCAGAAACCTTACCTAGCAATTATACGACCGCATATTCTGGATTGACCAGAGAAGAGGTGAATGCTGGTAGTCAGGCAGGAACGATTTTTATGCTTTCGCTTGTGTTTGTTTACTTTTTGCTGGCGGCTCAGTATGAAAGTTACCTTATCCCGTTTTCTATTTTACTTTCCTTGCCGTTAGGTGTCATGGGTGCTTATTTAACAACGCAATTAACAGGACTTCAGGATAATATCTACTTCCAGATCGCCTTGATCATGCTATTGGGTCTTTTGGCAAAGAATGCCATTTTGATCGTTGAATTCTCGATTCAAAGAAGGAAGGAAGGACAATCTATTCTTGATGCAGCCATCCATGGTGCAGAATCTCGATTAAGACCAATTCTCATGACCTCATTTGCCTTTATTCTAGGTATCATGCCATTAGCACTTGCAAGTGGAGTAGGTGCCGCTGGTAATAGGTCGATAGGTACTGGAGCCGTAGGTGGTCTACTGGTGGGAACAGTGTTAGGTGTATTCTTTATTCCTATACTATTCATATTGTTCCAATGGTTGCAAGAGAAAATTACAGGAGCGCCACAGCCTGAATCAAATTCTAATACTGAAGAACTACCATCATGA
- a CDS encoding efflux RND transporter periplasmic adaptor subunit — protein MIRKHIYFATVMALLLISCGGDETGQQAAQQQGPAPVPAIHVPTRTVTSYTTYPTTIEGIVNSEVRAKISGYITDVLVEEGQEVRKGQVLFKLETETLNQDAAAARAKVNAAQVEVDKLKPLVEKDIISNIQLETAKAELQQARSAYNSIAANIDYGNIKSSVDGYVGAINLRKGALVSPSDQQAITMVADISKVYANFSMNEQDYLNFIQQVEGSDLNSKIKNLPQVRLILANDTRYGLEGTIETINSQVNQETGTISFRALFDNSNRVLANGSSGKIQVPKTFTDAVVVPKISTYEQQGSTYAYKIAADSTATATRLDIDAEVDNLYVVSSGLKKGDYIVAKGLDKLKGETKVKPMETPFDSVAQPIEQIFR, from the coding sequence ATGATAAGAAAACACATATACTTTGCTACTGTGATGGCATTATTGCTAATAAGTTGTGGTGGCGATGAAACTGGTCAGCAAGCTGCACAGCAACAAGGTCCAGCACCTGTTCCAGCGATACATGTACCAACACGTACAGTAACTTCATACACAACCTATCCTACTACCATAGAAGGAATTGTAAATAGCGAGGTTAGAGCAAAAATATCTGGATACATCACTGATGTGCTGGTTGAAGAAGGTCAGGAAGTTCGTAAAGGTCAGGTACTTTTTAAGCTTGAAACTGAAACTCTTAATCAAGATGCCGCTGCCGCAAGAGCTAAAGTAAATGCTGCTCAGGTTGAGGTAGATAAGCTAAAACCGCTTGTTGAAAAAGATATTATCAGTAACATACAATTAGAAACTGCAAAGGCAGAACTGCAGCAGGCTCGCAGTGCTTACAACAGTATTGCAGCAAATATCGATTACGGTAACATCAAAAGTTCTGTAGATGGTTATGTTGGTGCTATTAATTTGAGAAAGGGTGCACTGGTAAGTCCATCAGATCAACAAGCTATTACCATGGTGGCAGATATAAGTAAGGTCTATGCAAATTTTTCCATGAATGAGCAGGACTATCTCAACTTCATTCAGCAGGTTGAAGGAAGTGATCTTAATTCCAAAATCAAAAACTTACCTCAAGTACGATTGATTCTTGCAAATGATACCAGATATGGTTTAGAAGGAACTATTGAAACGATCAACTCTCAAGTGAATCAAGAAACTGGAACGATTTCTTTTAGAGCCTTATTTGATAATTCAAACCGAGTATTAGCTAACGGAAGTAGCGGGAAAATTCAAGTACCAAAAACATTTACAGATGCTGTGGTTGTACCCAAAATCAGTACATACGAACAACAAGGTAGCACCTATGCATACAAAATAGCTGCCGATAGTACGGCCACGGCCACAAGATTAGACATTGACGCCGAAGTGGACAATCTATACGTAGTAAGTAGCGGATTGAAAAAAGGAGACTACATCGTTGCAAAAGGTCTGGACAAGCTCAAGGGTGAAACTAAGGTAAAACCTATGGAAACACCTTTTGACAGTGTCGCTCAACCCATCGAACAGATATTTAGATAA
- a CDS encoding GbsR/MarR family transcriptional regulator: protein MGLCSSEKKLLVEEIGIHLESTHQLPPLACRIYAIMIVSSDDGFSFEELKEILQCSKSSLSASVNLLSQLNYIEYYTKPGERKRYFRGTGSYLSNMLEENLQKVDIELKMVSRILEFNRMHNPEKFVANQSLGGFFQDYLHTQKENLKSTLDKMGKFLKESSSK, encoded by the coding sequence ATGGGTCTGTGTTCATCAGAAAAAAAACTTCTTGTTGAGGAAATTGGGATTCATCTGGAATCTACTCATCAATTGCCACCACTCGCATGTCGCATCTATGCTATAATGATTGTTTCCAGCGACGACGGCTTTTCTTTTGAAGAGCTCAAGGAAATCCTGCAATGTAGCAAGAGCTCATTGTCTGCAAGTGTCAACCTGCTTTCTCAATTGAACTATATAGAATACTATACCAAGCCTGGTGAGCGCAAAAGGTATTTCAGGGGAACGGGTAGCTATTTGAGTAATATGCTTGAAGAAAACCTGCAGAAGGTTGATATAGAGTTGAAAATGGTGAGCCGTATTCTAGAGTTCAATCGAATGCATAACCCAGAAAAATTTGTGGCAAATCAATCTTTGGGTGGATTTTTTCAAGACTATTTGCATACACAAAAGGAAAATTTAAAATCAACGCTTGACAAAATGGGTAAGTTCCTAAAGGAATCCAGTTCAAAATAA
- a CDS encoding response regulator, with product MKRILIVEDELMIAGNIERMLSKKGYQVAAIAIDYEQAERQLKTYAFDLVLLDVALSGSKSGVDVAKLINKDYGIPFIYITSYSDPKTIDELKTTRPAGYISKPIQAATLTTNVDLLFSRLDHHNDEVTLQIGNGIHKYHLDSIFYAQADHVYTEIFHDQGSDVLRISLQALQDQFPKNELIRINRSVAVSRRAVVKVDKTTIYLQDTEFRISRSMVDEVQEQLR from the coding sequence ATGAAACGTATTTTAATCGTTGAGGACGAGTTGATGATCGCTGGCAACATTGAACGCATGCTCAGTAAAAAAGGATATCAGGTGGCTGCGATTGCCATTGACTATGAGCAGGCAGAACGGCAGCTCAAGACCTATGCTTTTGACCTCGTACTGCTCGACGTTGCCTTATCTGGTAGTAAAAGTGGTGTTGATGTCGCTAAGCTTATCAATAAGGATTATGGAATTCCCTTTATCTACATTACCTCATATTCAGATCCCAAAACTATTGATGAGCTAAAAACTACCAGACCAGCTGGCTATATATCAAAACCTATTCAAGCCGCTACTTTGACAACAAATGTCGACCTATTGTTTAGTAGGCTGGATCATCACAATGATGAAGTCACCCTGCAAATAGGGAATGGTATCCATAAATACCATTTGGATTCGATATTCTATGCACAGGCAGACCATGTTTATACAGAGATTTTTCACGATCAAGGATCTGATGTCTTGCGCATATCGCTGCAAGCTTTACAAGACCAATTTCCCAAAAATGAGCTCATAAGAATCAATCGTAGTGTTGCCGTTTCCCGGCGCGCCGTGGTAAAAGTTGATAAGACTACTATTTATCTACAGGACACAGAATTCCGTATTTCTCGCAGTATGGTTGACGAGGTTCAAGAGCAGTTGAGATAG
- a CDS encoding sensor histidine kinase, whose product MIRFKTSYNSSSTLRVLVAFLLMSAIVFSQESKTRYLKDLPFEEIDERICDKINSFEKAESLIVINQLLQSDFTADQHNILKVYKLQALVDSELYDEALLLTEELLQPVSIDPQLEVKVLLERSQLYEILEEMTDSKKDLNRIERLFEEEELVKNELYGKYLYRLSSWFRVNDRRSESIEWAQEAIKFGLENEFNQVGATGYLLMGLNELPTEHTSKRSFFKKGLQLWKESSYEPGIVNMYNLLARSYFNEENYKLAQVYNDSALMIINREKTKYDRPRIYKRRSQIAEALNQLDSALYYQKRYAEEEISALNRSRNIKVREIEFELRKEKTILENIKLETQLSEASRKENYFIVILIIGAIFLLCLGFLIITLASRNKRIKDQNSEIKETNVDLSSNIAEKEFLLKEVNHRVKNNLAFIQSLIAFQLDQSHQLETTKNLESLNNRIHAIAVLHDQFVAANSSVSKKEIKIAPYIQTIANAQVMAYHNHVDLVQKIEDIKVNLETAVPLGILINELITNSMKHSEPLDSSLAIEIALTASDDDLRLEYKDNGKSFKLDPEKETLGLYIIRTMVLQLRGTFERTNSNYSIHLKRR is encoded by the coding sequence TTGATTAGATTTAAAACTTCATACAATTCAAGTTCTACTTTAAGAGTATTGGTGGCTTTTTTATTGATGTCTGCCATTGTTTTTTCTCAAGAATCCAAAACTAGATACTTAAAAGACTTACCCTTTGAGGAAATTGATGAACGTATCTGTGATAAGATCAATTCTTTTGAAAAGGCAGAGTCACTAATTGTTATCAATCAGCTCCTGCAATCTGATTTTACGGCAGATCAACACAACATTCTCAAAGTTTATAAACTTCAAGCTTTAGTCGATTCTGAATTATATGATGAGGCGCTGCTTTTAACAGAAGAGCTTTTACAGCCTGTTAGTATCGATCCGCAATTAGAAGTTAAGGTCTTATTGGAGCGGTCCCAACTTTATGAAATTCTGGAAGAAATGACAGATAGTAAAAAGGACCTCAATAGGATAGAGCGATTGTTTGAAGAAGAGGAATTGGTCAAGAATGAGCTTTATGGAAAATATCTTTATAGATTAAGTTCATGGTTCAGGGTAAATGATAGACGATCAGAATCAATTGAATGGGCGCAGGAGGCGATCAAATTTGGACTTGAAAATGAATTCAATCAAGTAGGAGCTACTGGTTATTTACTGATGGGATTAAATGAACTACCTACAGAACACACATCAAAACGATCCTTTTTCAAAAAAGGACTACAGCTATGGAAAGAGTCAAGTTATGAGCCAGGCATAGTTAATATGTATAATCTCTTGGCAAGGTCTTATTTTAATGAGGAAAATTACAAGTTAGCTCAAGTCTATAATGACTCGGCTTTAATGATCATTAATAGAGAAAAAACCAAATATGATAGGCCTAGAATTTACAAACGAAGGTCTCAAATTGCCGAAGCTTTAAATCAATTGGACTCGGCATTATATTATCAAAAAAGATACGCTGAAGAAGAAATTTCGGCTTTGAACAGGTCGAGGAATATTAAGGTTAGAGAAATTGAATTTGAGTTAAGAAAGGAGAAGACAATTCTAGAAAACATCAAGTTGGAAACACAACTTTCAGAAGCTTCACGTAAGGAAAACTACTTTATAGTGATCCTGATCATTGGAGCAATTTTCCTTTTGTGTTTAGGCTTCTTGATTATAACCCTAGCCTCGCGTAACAAAAGAATTAAGGATCAGAATTCAGAAATCAAGGAGACAAACGTTGATCTTTCCAGCAACATTGCAGAAAAGGAATTTCTCCTCAAAGAAGTGAATCATAGGGTGAAAAACAACCTCGCATTTATCCAGAGTCTTATAGCTTTTCAGCTGGATCAATCCCATCAATTGGAAACAACTAAAAACCTGGAAAGTCTTAATAACCGCATTCATGCTATTGCTGTTCTTCATGATCAATTTGTGGCAGCTAATAGCAGCGTTAGCAAGAAAGAAATCAAGATTGCGCCATATATTCAAACCATTGCCAATGCCCAGGTAATGGCGTATCACAATCACGTTGATCTTGTCCAGAAAATTGAGGATATAAAAGTAAATCTAGAAACTGCAGTTCCTTTGGGTATACTTATCAATGAGTTGATCACTAATTCCATGAAGCATTCAGAGCCGCTTGATTCAAGCCTAGCCATTGAAATTGCCTTAACAGCAAGTGATGATGATCTAAGACTGGAATATAAAGACAATGGAAAAAGCTTTAAACTCGATCCAGAAAAGGAAACATTAGGTCTATATATTATCAGGACCATGGTGTTACAATTGCGTGGTACTTTTGAAAGAACCAATTCCAATTATAGCATTCATTTAAAAAGACGATAG
- a CDS encoding ferritin-like domain-containing protein: METTREAAHQKVHDTTVKQLNQLLEKSYDAEKGYKKAIEDTDSVRLKTFFQERAALRSRFATEIHNELHKLNEEPTTKGSAAGAIHRTWMDVKSAFTSENEEAILEECIRGEKASVEDYEEALKNDTLLAEVRPVIEQQLGAIKETLNTVKKLEDIK; encoded by the coding sequence ATGGAAACTACAAGAGAAGCAGCACATCAAAAAGTGCACGATACAACAGTAAAGCAATTGAATCAATTGTTGGAAAAAAGTTATGATGCAGAGAAAGGCTACAAAAAAGCCATCGAGGACACTGATTCTGTAAGATTAAAAACATTCTTTCAGGAGAGAGCAGCATTACGTAGCAGGTTTGCAACAGAGATTCACAATGAATTACATAAGCTTAATGAAGAGCCTACCACAAAAGGTTCTGCAGCTGGAGCTATTCACAGAACGTGGATGGATGTAAAAAGCGCTTTTACTTCTGAAAACGAAGAAGCCATTCTTGAAGAATGTATTAGAGGTGAAAAAGCTAGTGTAGAAGATTACGAGGAAGCTTTAAAAAATGATACTTTGTTAGCAGAGGTTAGACCTGTAATTGAGCAACAATTAGGTGCTATAAAAGAAACTTTGAATACCGTCAAGAAATTGGAGGACATCAAGTAA
- a CDS encoding exonuclease domain-containing protein, producing the protein MDLENQIYAVVDVETTGKGLGGNRITEICIVRMQHGKAINKFTSLVNPQQPIPGFITQLTGIDDHMVANAPLFSEIAADVFRFFEGAIFIAHNVGFDYNVIRNEFKRLEVDFSSKRLCTVRLSRKLIPNKSSYSLGRLCHSLNIPLDNRHRAEGDTDATVILFQLLLSIDHDYEVITDFLKIKSKESTLPPHVPKAHFDQLPSTPGIYIFKDQSQKVIYVGKAINIKKRVLSHFYTKKSKSYLMGQEMYHIDFEETGNEAVALLREADLIRHYYPKFNSAQKKPRNTYQIISYRNQRGVIQLAVAVSKAFEYSVITFYNRAQAVEKLEWMCEEFNLCPRYCSLQITTGKCDHYKLRNCEGICTHEEEVEHYNIKVSMAIDALQNDKPTFIIKEAGRTPEENCLVLIKDGRYQGYGFVDQDIPVSTIDECESCIERKTPNYHTHQIINTYLRKNEMKNVVLLNPMSA; encoded by the coding sequence ATGGATCTAGAGAATCAAATATATGCGGTAGTTGATGTGGAAACTACAGGTAAAGGCTTAGGCGGCAACAGAATTACCGAAATCTGTATTGTACGCATGCAGCATGGAAAAGCCATCAATAAATTCACGAGTCTGGTGAATCCGCAGCAGCCCATTCCAGGATTCATCACTCAATTAACTGGGATCGACGATCACATGGTGGCAAACGCGCCACTATTTTCTGAGATTGCGGCAGATGTCTTTCGATTTTTTGAAGGTGCCATATTTATCGCACATAATGTTGGTTTTGATTACAATGTAATCCGTAATGAGTTCAAGAGATTAGAGGTTGATTTTAGCAGTAAAAGATTATGTACCGTTCGGCTTTCGCGAAAGCTGATTCCCAACAAATCCTCGTACAGTCTAGGAAGATTGTGCCACTCTTTGAACATACCGCTGGACAATCGCCACCGCGCAGAAGGCGATACAGATGCCACCGTCATACTATTCCAGCTGTTACTCTCAATTGACCACGATTATGAAGTAATCACTGATTTTTTGAAGATTAAAAGCAAGGAGAGCACGTTGCCACCGCATGTTCCCAAAGCCCATTTTGACCAATTACCTTCAACACCTGGCATTTATATATTCAAGGATCAATCACAAAAAGTAATTTATGTAGGTAAGGCCATCAATATAAAAAAGCGAGTGCTATCGCATTTCTACACTAAGAAAAGTAAGTCGTACCTGATGGGTCAGGAAATGTATCACATCGATTTTGAAGAAACAGGCAACGAGGCCGTGGCACTATTACGAGAAGCCGATTTGATACGTCACTACTACCCTAAATTCAACAGCGCCCAGAAGAAGCCACGCAATACGTATCAAATTATTTCTTATAGGAATCAGCGTGGTGTGATCCAGCTGGCCGTTGCGGTATCAAAAGCTTTTGAATATTCTGTAATAACATTTTATAATCGTGCCCAAGCGGTTGAGAAACTGGAATGGATGTGCGAGGAATTTAATCTTTGTCCGCGATATTGTTCATTACAAATCACGACTGGAAAATGTGATCATTACAAATTGCGCAATTGTGAGGGAATCTGCACCCATGAAGAGGAAGTAGAGCACTATAACATAAAAGTTTCCATGGCCATAGACGCTTTACAAAATGACAAGCCGACTTTTATCATAAAAGAAGCTGGTAGGACGCCAGAGGAGAATTGTCTGGTACTTATAAAAGACGGTCGCTATCAAGGTTATGGTTTTGTTGATCAAGATATTCCTGTATCAACAATAGATGAATGTGAATCCTGCATTGAGCGCAAGACACCCAACTATCATACTCACCAGATCATCAATACGTATCTGCGAAAAAATGAGATGAAGAACGTGGTGTTGTTAAACCCAATGAGTGCTTAA